Proteins from one Syngnathus scovelli strain Florida chromosome 17, RoL_Ssco_1.2, whole genome shotgun sequence genomic window:
- the metap1d gene encoding methionine aminopeptidase 1D, mitochondrial isoform X1 produces the protein MAAYCSATRSGLASVLRRVCAFDPCRSSSAVRLCHPHRRFFWRKWMKSHSHNVVRPATVRPAYAVPKHIERPDYVANGLVPEWRDYIEIKDAEQIQGLARACRLARHVLLLAGQSLKVGMTTDEVDFMVHQEIIRHDAYPSPLRYGGFPKSVCTSVNNVVCHGIPDSRPLQDGDIINIDVTVYLDGYHGDTSETFLVGKVDEVGRRLVETAKLCRDRAIAACKPGAQLCVIGNTISKIAKANGFQVCPYFIGHGIGSYFHCYPEIWHHANDNDVTMDEGMTFTIEPILMEGCAEFHILKDKWTAVSADDKRWELPLPVRLSPCYQNVNYRICRCIGRPFSIQNRPKKIDLDLYTES, from the exons ATGGCGGCCTACTGCTCTGCAACAAGATCTG GACTGGCCAGCGTCTTGCGACGAGTGTGCGCTTTTGACCCGTGCAGGTCCTCCTCGGCGGTGCGACTGTGTCACCCACATCGGCGCTTTTTCTGGAGGAAGTGGATGAAATCCCACTCGCACAATGTAGTTCGGCCAGCTACTGTCAGGCCTGCTTATGCTGTACCCAAG CACATTGAACGGCCGGATTATGTCGCAAATGGACTCGTCCCAGAATGGCGCGACTATATCGAAATAAAAGACGCAGAGCAAATCCAAGGCCTGGCCAGAGCGTGTCGCCTTGCTCGACATGTGCTGCTGCTTGCCGGACAAAGTCTGAAA GTGGGTATGACAACAGATGAAGTCGACTTCATGGTGCATCAGGAGATCATCCGGCACGATGCGTACCCCTCCCCTCTCAGATACGGAGGCTTCCCAAAATCCGTTTGTACTTCAGTCAACAACGTGGTGTGTCACGGCATACCTGACAG TCGGCCACTTCAAGACGGTGACATTATCAACATCGACGTGACT GTGTATTTGGATGGTTACCACGGCGATACGTCGGAAACCTTCTTGGTGGGCAAGGTGGATGAGGTCGGGCGGCGATTGGTGGAAACGGCCAAGCTTTGCAGAGACCGTGCCATCGCCGCCTGTAAGCCGGGCGCGCAGCTTTGCGTTATCGGAAACACCATCAG CAAAATAGCTAAGGCTAACGGATTCCAAGTGTGTCCTTATTTCATTGGACACGGAATCGGCTCCTACTTTCATTGCTATCCTGAAATCTGGCACCACG CCAACGACAATGATGTGACCATGGACGAAGGGATGACTTTCACAATTG AGCCCATTCTGATGGAGGGGTGCGCGGAGTTTCATATTCTCAAGGACAAGTGGACGGCTGTGTCTGCAGACGATAAAAGGTGGGAGTTGCCTTTGCCCGTCCGTCTCTCTCCGTGTTATCAAAATgttaactaccgtatttgccggtgtattggtcgacctttttcgatccaaaatcgaccgaaaaaaatcgacctcgacttatacaccgagtcataa
- the metap1d gene encoding methionine aminopeptidase 1D, mitochondrial isoform X2, protein MAAYCSATRSGLASVLRRVCAFDPCRSSSAVRLCHPHRRFFWRKWMKSHSHNVVRPATVRPAYAVPKHIERPDYVANGLVPEWRDYIEIKDAEQIQGLARACRLARHVLLLAGQSLKVGMTTDEVDFMVHQEIIRHDAYPSPLRYGGFPKSVCTSVNNVVCHGIPDSRPLQDGDIINIDVTVYLDGYHGDTSETFLVGKVDEVGRRLVETAKLCRDRAIAACKPGAQLCVIGNTISKIAKANGFQVCPYFIGHGIGSYFHCYPEIWHHANDNDVTMDEGMTFTIEPILMEGCAEFHILKDKWTAVSADDKRSAQFEHTVVITYDGVEILTKLPEEDHN, encoded by the exons ATGGCGGCCTACTGCTCTGCAACAAGATCTG GACTGGCCAGCGTCTTGCGACGAGTGTGCGCTTTTGACCCGTGCAGGTCCTCCTCGGCGGTGCGACTGTGTCACCCACATCGGCGCTTTTTCTGGAGGAAGTGGATGAAATCCCACTCGCACAATGTAGTTCGGCCAGCTACTGTCAGGCCTGCTTATGCTGTACCCAAG CACATTGAACGGCCGGATTATGTCGCAAATGGACTCGTCCCAGAATGGCGCGACTATATCGAAATAAAAGACGCAGAGCAAATCCAAGGCCTGGCCAGAGCGTGTCGCCTTGCTCGACATGTGCTGCTGCTTGCCGGACAAAGTCTGAAA GTGGGTATGACAACAGATGAAGTCGACTTCATGGTGCATCAGGAGATCATCCGGCACGATGCGTACCCCTCCCCTCTCAGATACGGAGGCTTCCCAAAATCCGTTTGTACTTCAGTCAACAACGTGGTGTGTCACGGCATACCTGACAG TCGGCCACTTCAAGACGGTGACATTATCAACATCGACGTGACT GTGTATTTGGATGGTTACCACGGCGATACGTCGGAAACCTTCTTGGTGGGCAAGGTGGATGAGGTCGGGCGGCGATTGGTGGAAACGGCCAAGCTTTGCAGAGACCGTGCCATCGCCGCCTGTAAGCCGGGCGCGCAGCTTTGCGTTATCGGAAACACCATCAG CAAAATAGCTAAGGCTAACGGATTCCAAGTGTGTCCTTATTTCATTGGACACGGAATCGGCTCCTACTTTCATTGCTATCCTGAAATCTGGCACCACG CCAACGACAATGATGTGACCATGGACGAAGGGATGACTTTCACAATTG AGCCCATTCTGATGGAGGGGTGCGCGGAGTTTCATATTCTCAAGGACAAGTGGACGGCTGTGTCTGCAGACGATAAAAG ATCGGCTCAGTTTGAACACACGGTGGTTATCACGTATGACGGAGTGGAAATTCTCACCAAATTGCCAGAAGAGGACCACAATTGA
- the LOC125984694 gene encoding electrogenic aspartate/glutamate antiporter SLC25A12, mitochondrial isoform X2, with amino-acid sequence MTPGDFVQKYLGLQTQIHHNPKTVQLLAAVADTTKDGLISFQEFLAFESVLCAPDALFIVAFQLFDKTGTGDISFENVRDIFSQTTVHHHIPFNWDCEFVHLHFGNDRKKRLNYLEFTQFLQELQLEHARQAFAQKDKGKNGVISALDFSDIMATIRHHMLTPFVEENLVSAAGGGTSHLVSFSYFNAFNSLLNNMELIRKIYSTLAGSWSDTLVTKEEFVHAANKFGQITPMEIDILYQLSGLHSPSGRLNLADIERIAPLEEGSLPYNLAETQKQTQAQGDGSRPVWLQVAESAYRFTLGSIAGATGATAVYPIDLVKTRMQNQRSTGSFVGELMYKNSFDCAKKVLRYEGFFGFYRGLVPQLIGVAPEKAIKLTVNDFVRDKFTDKENAIPFLAEILAGGCAGGSQVIFTNPLEIVKIRLQVAGEITTGPRVSALNVVRDLGFFGLYKGAKACFLRDIPFSAIYFPAYAHLKSSMADEQGRLGPLQLLTAGAIAGIPAASLVTPADVIKTRLQVAARAGQTTYSGVTDCFRKIMREEGFRALWKGAGARMCRSSPQFGVTLVTYELLQRWFYVDFGGHRPSGSEPTPKSRISELPPINADHVGGYGLAAATFAGVENKFGLHLPKFKSSGVVSIHPPEPAAAARAQSP; translated from the exons ATGACCCCAGGAGACTTTGTCCAGAAGTACCTGGGCCTGCAAACACAGATCCACCACAACCCCAAAACCGTGCAACTGCTGGCCGCTGTGGCCGACACCACCAAGGACGG GCTCATCTCCTTCCAGGAGTTCCTTGCTTTCGAGTCGGTGCTGTGCGCGCCTGACGCTCTCTTCATAGTTGCCTTCCAGCTCTTTGACAAGACCGGAACTGGAGACATTTCCTTTG AGAACGTGCGGGACATTTTCAGCCAGACCACAGTGCACCACCACATTCCCTTCAACTGGGACTGTGAGTTTGTCCATTTGCACTTTGGCAATGACCGTAAGAAACGCCTCAACTACCTGGAATTCACCCAGTTCCTGCAG GAGCTGCAGTTGGAACATGCCCGGCAGGCCTTTGCCCAGAAGGACAAAGGGAAGAATGGCGTCATCTCCGCCTTGGACTTCAGTGACATTATGGCCACCATCCGGCACCACATGCTCACGCCCTTTGTGGAGGAGAACCTTGTCTCG gcaGCAGGAGGCGGCACCTCTCACCTGGTCAGCTTCTCTTACTTCAACGCCTTCAACTCCCTCCTCAACAACATGGAGCTGATCCGCAAAATTTACAGCACGCTAGCCGGTTCCTGGAGTGACACGCTGGTCACCAAAG AGGAGTTTGTTCATGCTGCCAACAAGTTTGGTCAAATCACACCAATGGAAATTGACATCTTGTACCAGTTATCAGGCCTGCACTCTCCGTCAGG GCGCCTGAATCTTGCTGACATTGAGAGAATAGCCCCCCTAGAAGAAGGAAGTCTTCCATATAACCTGGCAGAAACCCAAAAGCAG ACTCAAGCTCAAGGGGACGGTTCGAGACCTGTGTGGCTCCAAGTTGCCGAATCTGCTTACAGGTTCACGTTGGGCTCCATCGCCGGAG CCACGGGCGCCACGGCCGTGTACCCCATCGACTTGGTGAAGACCCGAATGCAGAACCAGAGGTCCACGGGCTCTTTTGTCGGGGAGCTGATGTACAAAAACAGCTTTGACTGCGCTAAGAAGGTGCTTCGCTACGAAGGCTTCTTTGGCTTCTACCGAG GTCTGGTTCCTCAGCTCATCGGTGTGGCGCCAGAGAAGGCCATCAAACTCACT GTGAACGACTTTGTACGAGACAAGTTCACGGACAAAGAAAACGCCATCCCTTTCCTGGCCGAAATCTTGGCCGGCGGCTGC GCCGGAGGCTCCCAGGTGATCTTTACCAACCCTCTGGAGATAGTCAAGATCCGTTTGCAGGTGGCGGGGGAGATCACCACCGGGCCTCGAGTTAGCGCGCTCAATGTGGTGCGAGACTTGGGCTTCTTTGGCCTCTACAAG GGAGCCAAGGCCTGTTTCCTGAGGGACATCCCCTTCTCCGCCATCTATTTCCCCGCCTACGCCCACCTCAAGTCTTCCATGGCTGACGAACAAGGAAGGCTCGGACCCTTGCAGCTTCTCACGGCCGGAGCCATTGCAG GCATCCCCGCAGCCTCGCTGGTGACGCCGGCCGACGTCATCAAGACTCGCCTGCAAGTGGCTGCCCGAGCGGGTCAGACCACTTACTCCGGAGTCACCGATTGCTTCCGGAAGATCATGCGGGAGGAAGGCTTCCGAGCTCTCTGGAAGGGAGCGGGAG CTCGTATGTGCCGGTCCTCTCCCCAATTTGGCGTGACTTTGGTGACCTATGAACTCTTGCAGAGGTGGTTCTATGTTGACTTTGGAGGACA TCGACCGTCAGGCTCCGAGCCCACGCCCAAGTCTCGCATCTCGGAGCTCCCCCCCATCAACGCCGATCACGTGGGAGGCTACGGCCTGGCCGCCGCCACCTTTGCTGGAGTGGAGAACAAATTTGGCCTCCACCTGCCCAAGTTCAAGTCCTCGGGCGTGGTGTCCATCCACCCCCCggagcccgccgccgccgcacgcgcTCAGTCCCCGTAG
- the LOC125984694 gene encoding electrogenic aspartate/glutamate antiporter SLC25A12, mitochondrial isoform X1: MAVKVQSTKRGDPSELKAIFQKYASEVDKEGERFMTPGDFVQKYLGLQTQIHHNPKTVQLLAAVADTTKDGLISFQEFLAFESVLCAPDALFIVAFQLFDKTGTGDISFENVRDIFSQTTVHHHIPFNWDCEFVHLHFGNDRKKRLNYLEFTQFLQELQLEHARQAFAQKDKGKNGVISALDFSDIMATIRHHMLTPFVEENLVSAAGGGTSHLVSFSYFNAFNSLLNNMELIRKIYSTLAGSWSDTLVTKEEFVHAANKFGQITPMEIDILYQLSGLHSPSGRLNLADIERIAPLEEGSLPYNLAETQKQTQAQGDGSRPVWLQVAESAYRFTLGSIAGATGATAVYPIDLVKTRMQNQRSTGSFVGELMYKNSFDCAKKVLRYEGFFGFYRGLVPQLIGVAPEKAIKLTVNDFVRDKFTDKENAIPFLAEILAGGCAGGSQVIFTNPLEIVKIRLQVAGEITTGPRVSALNVVRDLGFFGLYKGAKACFLRDIPFSAIYFPAYAHLKSSMADEQGRLGPLQLLTAGAIAGIPAASLVTPADVIKTRLQVAARAGQTTYSGVTDCFRKIMREEGFRALWKGAGARMCRSSPQFGVTLVTYELLQRWFYVDFGGHRPSGSEPTPKSRISELPPINADHVGGYGLAAATFAGVENKFGLHLPKFKSSGVVSIHPPEPAAAARAQSP; the protein is encoded by the exons ATGGCGGTCAAG GTGCAATCAACCAAACGTGGGGATCCAAGTGAGCTCAAAGCCATCTTCCAGAAG TATGCCAGCGAAGTGGACAAAGAGGGTGAGAGGTTCATGACCCCAGGAGACTTTGTCCAGAAGTACCTGGGCCTGCAAACACAGATCCACCACAACCCCAAAACCGTGCAACTGCTGGCCGCTGTGGCCGACACCACCAAGGACGG GCTCATCTCCTTCCAGGAGTTCCTTGCTTTCGAGTCGGTGCTGTGCGCGCCTGACGCTCTCTTCATAGTTGCCTTCCAGCTCTTTGACAAGACCGGAACTGGAGACATTTCCTTTG AGAACGTGCGGGACATTTTCAGCCAGACCACAGTGCACCACCACATTCCCTTCAACTGGGACTGTGAGTTTGTCCATTTGCACTTTGGCAATGACCGTAAGAAACGCCTCAACTACCTGGAATTCACCCAGTTCCTGCAG GAGCTGCAGTTGGAACATGCCCGGCAGGCCTTTGCCCAGAAGGACAAAGGGAAGAATGGCGTCATCTCCGCCTTGGACTTCAGTGACATTATGGCCACCATCCGGCACCACATGCTCACGCCCTTTGTGGAGGAGAACCTTGTCTCG gcaGCAGGAGGCGGCACCTCTCACCTGGTCAGCTTCTCTTACTTCAACGCCTTCAACTCCCTCCTCAACAACATGGAGCTGATCCGCAAAATTTACAGCACGCTAGCCGGTTCCTGGAGTGACACGCTGGTCACCAAAG AGGAGTTTGTTCATGCTGCCAACAAGTTTGGTCAAATCACACCAATGGAAATTGACATCTTGTACCAGTTATCAGGCCTGCACTCTCCGTCAGG GCGCCTGAATCTTGCTGACATTGAGAGAATAGCCCCCCTAGAAGAAGGAAGTCTTCCATATAACCTGGCAGAAACCCAAAAGCAG ACTCAAGCTCAAGGGGACGGTTCGAGACCTGTGTGGCTCCAAGTTGCCGAATCTGCTTACAGGTTCACGTTGGGCTCCATCGCCGGAG CCACGGGCGCCACGGCCGTGTACCCCATCGACTTGGTGAAGACCCGAATGCAGAACCAGAGGTCCACGGGCTCTTTTGTCGGGGAGCTGATGTACAAAAACAGCTTTGACTGCGCTAAGAAGGTGCTTCGCTACGAAGGCTTCTTTGGCTTCTACCGAG GTCTGGTTCCTCAGCTCATCGGTGTGGCGCCAGAGAAGGCCATCAAACTCACT GTGAACGACTTTGTACGAGACAAGTTCACGGACAAAGAAAACGCCATCCCTTTCCTGGCCGAAATCTTGGCCGGCGGCTGC GCCGGAGGCTCCCAGGTGATCTTTACCAACCCTCTGGAGATAGTCAAGATCCGTTTGCAGGTGGCGGGGGAGATCACCACCGGGCCTCGAGTTAGCGCGCTCAATGTGGTGCGAGACTTGGGCTTCTTTGGCCTCTACAAG GGAGCCAAGGCCTGTTTCCTGAGGGACATCCCCTTCTCCGCCATCTATTTCCCCGCCTACGCCCACCTCAAGTCTTCCATGGCTGACGAACAAGGAAGGCTCGGACCCTTGCAGCTTCTCACGGCCGGAGCCATTGCAG GCATCCCCGCAGCCTCGCTGGTGACGCCGGCCGACGTCATCAAGACTCGCCTGCAAGTGGCTGCCCGAGCGGGTCAGACCACTTACTCCGGAGTCACCGATTGCTTCCGGAAGATCATGCGGGAGGAAGGCTTCCGAGCTCTCTGGAAGGGAGCGGGAG CTCGTATGTGCCGGTCCTCTCCCCAATTTGGCGTGACTTTGGTGACCTATGAACTCTTGCAGAGGTGGTTCTATGTTGACTTTGGAGGACA TCGACCGTCAGGCTCCGAGCCCACGCCCAAGTCTCGCATCTCGGAGCTCCCCCCCATCAACGCCGATCACGTGGGAGGCTACGGCCTGGCCGCCGCCACCTTTGCTGGAGTGGAGAACAAATTTGGCCTCCACCTGCCCAAGTTCAAGTCCTCGGGCGTGGTGTCCATCCACCCCCCggagcccgccgccgccgcacgcgcTCAGTCCCCGTAG